The following proteins come from a genomic window of Pirellulales bacterium:
- a CDS encoding 2-oxo acid dehydrogenase subunit E2, giving the protein MSDFKLPDLGENIESGDIVSVLVNEGDIVKAQQDVVEIETDKAVVSVPTDTAGKVTKIHVSKGQTVKPGQVILSLEASTEASARTKDPAASAKASSAPSKAHATSSKAPTPSARSTSQKQHEATPAGSPAKQATSHKPSRTSSPDGNGYSPSAVPAPSTKQVEIAPTSAAADEADGHASPSSTTAPAGPAVRRLARELGVDLDRVQGTGADGRITREDVITAVRHANEVVATSAMATASPSGPMERDNYGAIRRETMTKIRKTIAANMARSATTIPHLTNFDDADISELERLRKESAVAYSSSGIKLTSLAFVLKAVSLALKQHPVLNASLDMETGEIIYKQYVNLGVAVDTDRGLIVPVLRSVDALSIPQIAQGIQLLAEKVRQGQQTLDDLRGGTFTISNLGAVGGQYSTPIINYPEVAILLAGRSRKVPVVTADDKIEPRLTMPLSLSYDHRLVDGAAASRFLNEVIGYLESSGRLLLAP; this is encoded by the coding sequence ATGTCCGACTTCAAACTACCCGATTTGGGCGAAAACATCGAATCCGGCGACATCGTTTCCGTGTTGGTTAACGAGGGAGACATTGTCAAAGCCCAGCAGGATGTTGTCGAAATTGAGACCGACAAAGCTGTTGTGTCGGTCCCGACCGATACGGCTGGCAAGGTGACGAAAATTCATGTTTCCAAAGGACAAACGGTGAAACCGGGGCAAGTAATTCTTTCCTTGGAAGCGTCGACTGAAGCTTCTGCGCGTACCAAGGACCCGGCCGCATCCGCAAAGGCGTCTTCAGCGCCTTCAAAAGCTCACGCTACGTCCTCCAAAGCCCCCACGCCATCGGCTAGGTCGACTTCCCAAAAACAACATGAGGCGACTCCAGCGGGCAGTCCTGCAAAACAGGCAACATCGCACAAGCCCAGCCGTACCTCCTCACCAGATGGCAATGGTTATTCACCATCGGCAGTGCCTGCTCCATCGACCAAACAGGTAGAAATTGCCCCCACGTCGGCCGCTGCTGATGAAGCCGATGGCCACGCCAGCCCAAGTTCAACGACTGCACCGGCGGGACCTGCCGTGCGTCGCTTGGCTCGCGAACTGGGTGTGGATTTAGACCGTGTGCAGGGGACCGGCGCCGATGGCCGCATCACTCGGGAAGATGTAATCACCGCGGTGCGGCATGCCAACGAGGTAGTTGCCACATCAGCTATGGCGACGGCATCCCCATCCGGTCCGATGGAACGCGACAATTACGGCGCCATTCGTCGTGAGACGATGACTAAAATCCGTAAGACGATTGCCGCCAATATGGCGCGCTCTGCGACGACCATTCCACACTTAACGAATTTTGATGATGCGGACATCTCGGAATTGGAGCGGCTTCGGAAAGAAAGCGCGGTGGCTTACTCTAGCTCAGGAATCAAACTCACCTCGCTGGCGTTTGTGCTGAAGGCAGTATCGCTGGCGTTGAAACAACATCCCGTGCTAAATGCTTCGCTCGATATGGAGACCGGAGAAATCATTTATAAGCAATACGTCAATTTGGGCGTGGCAGTCGATACCGATCGCGGGTTGATTGTGCCCGTGCTACGCAGTGTGGATGCTCTTTCCATACCGCAAATTGCGCAAGGCATTCAATTGCTGGCTGAAAAGGTGCGTCAAGGCCAGCAAACATTGGACGATTTGCGGGGAGGAACCTTTACGATTAGCAATTTGGGTGCTGTCGGGGGGCAGTATTCGACGCCGATTATCAATTATCCCGAAGTCGCAATTCTGCTGGCAGGTCGTTCTCGAAAAGTGCCGGTTGTAACCGCCGACGACAAAATCGAGCCCAGGCTAACAATGCCCCTGAGCTTGTCGTACGATCACCGCCTTGTCGACGGCGCCGCCGCCAGCCGATTCTTGAACGAGGTCATTGGCTATTTGGAATCATCTGGGCGATTACTATTGGCGCCTTGA
- a CDS encoding DMT family protein, with protein sequence MLTIALLICSNTFMTIAWYGHLKFRSTPLFVAILLSWSIAFFEYCFQVPANRYGHADGNEQTLTDSDGWLQSAWNAKFSAPQLKIIQEVITIAAFVIFNALVLKDVVRATDWAAYALIILAVVVMMYPRWAHVHERQAAVKDPSPITQTNQGANSNRPDDSK encoded by the coding sequence ATGCTGACCATTGCCTTGCTGATTTGCTCCAACACCTTCATGACGATCGCCTGGTATGGCCATTTGAAATTCAGGAGTACTCCATTGTTTGTGGCAATTCTCCTGAGCTGGTCGATCGCGTTCTTCGAATACTGCTTTCAAGTACCGGCTAATCGCTATGGACACGCAGATGGAAACGAGCAAACTCTCACAGACAGCGACGGTTGGCTGCAGAGCGCCTGGAACGCTAAATTTTCCGCGCCGCAGCTCAAAATCATACAGGAAGTTATTACAATCGCCGCATTTGTGATTTTTAACGCGCTGGTGCTGAAAGATGTTGTACGCGCGACCGATTGGGCGGCATATGCGCTGATTATTTTGGCCGTGGTGGTGATGATGTACCCGCGCTGGGCACATGTCCACGAAAGACAAGCTGCAGTAAAAGACCCAAGCCCTATCACCCAGACGAATCAAGGCGCCAATAGTAATCGCCCAGATGATTCCAAATAG
- a CDS encoding dihydrodipicolinate synthase family protein, whose translation MMSSTSVTPKHAEPQKIEGMFVPNMVPLDDAGEINEAELRRYVDWLVEHGAHGLYPNGSTGEFTRFTPGERRRIVQIVCEQARGKAIVLAGAAEANVRETIHACETYLQYGARAVAIVAPYYYKLSAESVYAYFREIARQTPIDITLYNIPMFASPIDVLTLQRLAEFPRIVGIKDSSGDMAGMLRMMAAVQPARPDFVFLSGWEAALAPMLMMGCQGGTNATSGVAPEVTRKIYDLVKSGQIDAARSLQLRLVELFDALVNAADFPGGFRIGVQLRGFKLGQGRQPLSETQQCERPEIERKIAQLLSGLGLIGKSNQSY comes from the coding sequence ATGATGTCATCAACTAGCGTCACGCCGAAACACGCCGAGCCCCAAAAGATCGAAGGCATGTTTGTGCCGAATATGGTTCCACTGGACGATGCGGGCGAAATCAACGAAGCGGAGCTGCGGCGGTACGTTGATTGGCTGGTTGAACACGGCGCGCATGGGCTGTACCCGAACGGATCGACCGGCGAATTCACACGGTTCACGCCGGGAGAGCGACGGCGAATTGTCCAAATCGTGTGCGAACAAGCTCGAGGCAAAGCGATAGTGCTGGCCGGCGCGGCGGAAGCTAATGTGCGGGAAACGATACACGCTTGCGAAACTTATTTGCAATACGGCGCGCGGGCCGTGGCCATCGTCGCGCCATATTACTACAAGTTGAGTGCGGAATCGGTATATGCTTATTTCCGCGAGATTGCTCGGCAGACGCCGATCGACATCACGTTGTACAACATTCCGATGTTCGCCAGCCCAATTGACGTGCTTACATTGCAACGGCTGGCGGAGTTCCCGCGCATTGTAGGGATCAAAGATTCTTCGGGCGACATGGCTGGAATGCTACGCATGATGGCAGCAGTGCAACCAGCACGGCCAGATTTTGTGTTTTTGTCGGGCTGGGAAGCGGCGCTAGCGCCGATGTTGATGATGGGTTGCCAAGGAGGAACAAATGCCACCAGCGGCGTAGCGCCGGAAGTGACTCGCAAGATTTACGATTTAGTGAAGTCCGGTCAAATTGATGCAGCCCGGTCACTGCAATTACGTTTAGTGGAGTTATTTGATGCTCTCGTGAATGCGGCCGATTTTCCTGGCGGATTTCGCATTGGCGTGCAATTGCGGGGATTTAAGCTAGGCCAGGGCCGACAGCCTCTCAGCGAAACGCAGCAGTGTGAAAGACCGGAGATCGAACGAAAGATTGCGCAGCTACTCAGTGGGCTGGGATTGATCGGTAAGAGCAATCAGAGCTATTGA
- a CDS encoding RluA family pseudouridine synthase, which yields MLPELDILFEDDHCLVVNKLPGLSTQAPRGIDSLELQVRTLLQARVNADMVYWQCDPSGQAPTVYLGVPHRLDRPVSGVIVMAKTKKGARKISKQFEQRSVKKLYWAAVEGIVEPAAGTWIDWLRKIPGEARVEVVEENHPEGQRAVLHYRTLGNTPHGSWLEIELKTGRMHQLRVQTASRGHPVLGDAQYGSRLAFGLQYEDLRLQAIALHARQLSFAQAVTQEQLTFVAPVGNAWHGLGIIAEVAGFVKPEAEIR from the coding sequence ATGTTGCCGGAACTAGATATTCTGTTTGAGGACGATCATTGCCTGGTGGTCAACAAGTTACCAGGACTGTCGACGCAAGCGCCGCGCGGCATTGATTCGCTCGAACTGCAGGTGCGGACTCTTCTCCAGGCACGCGTTAATGCCGATATGGTGTACTGGCAATGCGACCCAAGCGGTCAAGCGCCGACCGTTTATTTGGGAGTGCCACATCGGCTAGATCGGCCAGTGTCGGGCGTGATTGTGATGGCGAAAACCAAAAAAGGGGCGCGGAAAATTTCCAAGCAGTTCGAACAGCGATCGGTCAAAAAGCTTTATTGGGCGGCCGTGGAGGGAATTGTGGAACCAGCCGCGGGAACGTGGATCGATTGGCTCCGAAAAATTCCGGGCGAGGCGCGCGTGGAAGTCGTAGAGGAAAACCACCCGGAGGGACAACGGGCGGTATTGCACTACCGCACGCTGGGTAACACGCCACATGGTTCGTGGCTGGAAATTGAACTGAAAACTGGTCGCATGCATCAACTGCGGGTGCAAACAGCCAGCCGTGGACATCCGGTGCTAGGAGATGCTCAATACGGTAGCCGCCTTGCATTTGGCCTGCAATATGAAGATCTACGCCTACAGGCCATTGCGTTGCACGCTCGGCAGTTGTCGTTTGCCCAAGCGGTCACGCAGGAGCAGCTAACGTTCGTTGCGCCGGTGGGCAATGCCTGGCACGGGCTGGGAATCATAGCTGAAGTCGCAGGTTTTGTTAAGCCGGAAGCGGAGATTCGATGA
- a CDS encoding Gfo/Idh/MocA family oxidoreductase produces MSELTRRQFFHDSLIAAAAAGAAGPIGKLLAAENTSTSITEKGPNEKLRFVICGVNGQGDSHIKNLLDEANKGQADIVAICDVDESVGNKRCDEIAKKTGGTRPKYYKDCREAFDNKDIDCVSAAVPNHWHALLAIWAMQAGKDVYTEKPAAYNISEGQRMIETARKHNRICQIGTQSRSMTGTIDAINFIKAGKIGDVNLARGICYKSRMSIGPAGEHDVPKNIDYNLWTGPAPYREKSRYYTAEKGPVHYNWHWFWDYGNGDMGNQGIHEMDVARWGLGVNQIANGVIAYGGRFGYIDAGETPNTINVLLDFGPKTLEFETRGLTNVKFKPLKGVDIGIIFEGTDGYVAMTSYTNGKAFDKDGKEIKAFSGGSYPQHHVNFIKAVHSRNKDDLHCDVEEGVLSACLVHMGNTSYRLGEKVAKDEVINRLKAVKSNDNVQDTLDRVVEHLKENGVTIDDKTMFQCGNFLKMNPQTMEFVGNDKANQMRTRDYRAPFVVPAAGQV; encoded by the coding sequence ATGTCGGAACTTACTCGACGTCAGTTCTTTCACGATTCGTTGATTGCCGCAGCGGCTGCTGGCGCGGCCGGACCCATCGGCAAATTGCTGGCGGCCGAAAATACATCTACTTCCATCACCGAAAAAGGCCCGAACGAAAAACTGCGGTTTGTCATTTGCGGCGTGAACGGCCAAGGCGATTCGCATATTAAGAACTTGCTAGACGAAGCCAATAAAGGCCAGGCCGATATCGTCGCCATTTGCGACGTCGACGAAAGTGTTGGAAACAAGCGTTGTGATGAAATTGCCAAGAAGACTGGCGGCACACGGCCCAAATACTACAAAGATTGCCGCGAAGCTTTCGACAATAAAGATATTGACTGTGTTTCCGCCGCAGTCCCCAACCACTGGCATGCACTACTGGCCATTTGGGCAATGCAGGCTGGCAAAGATGTCTACACGGAAAAGCCCGCCGCCTACAACATTTCGGAAGGCCAGCGGATGATTGAAACGGCCCGCAAGCACAACCGCATTTGCCAAATCGGCACGCAAAGCCGATCGATGACCGGCACGATTGACGCCATCAACTTCATCAAAGCGGGCAAAATTGGAGACGTAAATTTGGCCCGCGGCATTTGCTATAAATCGCGCATGTCCATAGGCCCCGCCGGCGAGCACGACGTGCCCAAGAATATCGATTACAACTTGTGGACGGGCCCTGCACCCTATCGTGAAAAATCGCGCTATTACACCGCCGAAAAGGGACCTGTGCACTACAACTGGCATTGGTTCTGGGATTATGGCAATGGCGACATGGGCAACCAGGGCATTCACGAAATGGATGTCGCCCGGTGGGGGTTGGGAGTAAATCAAATCGCCAATGGGGTCATTGCTTATGGTGGCCGCTTTGGGTATATCGACGCCGGCGAAACACCCAACACGATTAACGTTTTGTTGGATTTCGGGCCAAAGACGTTGGAATTCGAGACGCGCGGCCTGACAAACGTAAAGTTCAAGCCGCTGAAGGGAGTTGACATCGGCATTATTTTCGAAGGCACCGATGGGTACGTGGCCATGACCAGCTACACCAACGGCAAAGCCTTCGACAAAGACGGCAAGGAAATTAAGGCCTTCAGCGGCGGAAGCTATCCGCAGCACCATGTCAACTTCATCAAGGCCGTGCATAGCCGCAACAAGGATGACCTGCACTGCGATGTGGAAGAGGGCGTGCTTAGCGCCTGCCTAGTCCACATGGGCAATACCAGTTATCGGCTGGGGGAAAAGGTTGCGAAGGATGAAGTCATCAACCGGCTCAAGGCGGTCAAATCGAACGATAACGTTCAGGACACGCTGGATCGGGTGGTCGAACACTTGAAAGAAAACGGCGTGACGATCGACGACAAAACCATGTTCCAATGCGGTAATTTCCTGAAAATGAATCCGCAAACTATGGAATTCGTCGGCAACGACAAGGCCAACCAAATGCGGACCCGCGATTACCGCGCTCCCTTTGTAGTACCGGCGGCCGGGCAAGTGTGA
- a CDS encoding SDR family NAD(P)-dependent oxidoreductase, giving the protein MHRSISGARALVTGASGGLGRAIALELARHGANVMLLARREEKLREVSQEISQLSNGVGRAEFVVGDVTDPAVRTTALAAMQEKFGGLDILVNNAGVGTLARFATGDPQFTRQVFETNFFAAVELTREALPLLKSGRQPIVVNIGSILGHRATPQNSDYCASKFALRGWSEALRIELAPLGIDVLLVSPGSTATEFWNNLVGKQGEVPWSLKGALTADVTARAIVRGMAHGKREIIPGFRARWFVRGAYWVPQLFDRILKRFA; this is encoded by the coding sequence ATGCACCGTTCCATCTCTGGCGCTCGAGCACTTGTTACCGGAGCATCAGGTGGTTTGGGGCGGGCGATTGCTTTGGAATTGGCACGGCATGGCGCCAACGTGATGCTGTTGGCTCGTCGCGAAGAAAAGCTGCGCGAAGTGTCGCAAGAAATTTCACAACTGAGCAACGGCGTTGGTAGAGCGGAATTTGTGGTGGGCGATGTTACTGATCCGGCGGTGCGAACTACAGCCTTGGCGGCGATGCAGGAAAAATTTGGCGGGTTGGACATTCTGGTGAACAACGCCGGCGTCGGCACCTTGGCGCGGTTTGCCACAGGCGATCCACAATTCACTCGGCAAGTGTTTGAAACCAATTTCTTTGCAGCCGTCGAGCTTACTCGCGAGGCGTTGCCGCTGCTGAAATCGGGACGGCAACCGATTGTCGTCAACATTGGTTCCATCCTCGGCCATCGGGCTACGCCGCAAAATAGCGATTATTGTGCCAGCAAATTTGCTTTGCGCGGCTGGAGCGAGGCATTGCGGATTGAGTTAGCCCCGCTCGGAATCGATGTTCTTCTGGTAAGTCCGGGTTCAACCGCCACGGAATTCTGGAATAACCTCGTCGGCAAACAAGGCGAAGTGCCTTGGTCGTTGAAGGGAGCATTAACGGCCGATGTTACGGCCCGGGCTATTGTGCGCGGCATGGCGCACGGCAAGCGGGAAATTATCCCCGGTTTTAGGGCACGCTGGTTCGTGCGGGGCGCTTATTGGGTCCCCCAACTGTTCGACCGCATTCTCAAGCGGTTTGCCTAA
- the hflX gene encoding GTPase HflX, which translates to MIELTRTDSVASEAAFLVGVLMNGRSTEEHPLEELEGLAMTAGARVIGTLTQRREAPNVTTYLGRGKVDELQRLAAAADADVVIFDNDLAPSQTRNLEQIIGLKVLDRTELILDIFAGRAQTYEARLAVELAQLQYSLPRLKRLWTHLERIKGGIGMRGPGEKQLEVDRRLVEKRVHDLSAELQTIHRRKERQVAARVDRMTVSLVGYTNAGKSTLMNALTEANVLAVNKLFATLDTRTKRWQLPGWGPVLLSDTVGFIRDLPHHLIASFKATLEEARQADLLLHVADASSPMARVQITAVYGVLEELGIHAKDTILVLNKIDAATDRGQVEMLLSRYPNAVPISARRRIGLDRLAEIVSQSLSREFVDIDVETGVENGKLLAYLAAYGEVLSQRYNDSRVVVHCRISQRHLGRLHDDTAVIRPHKNGNGKAVVNAIVGGNGDLNHTSGHSPPHSARG; encoded by the coding sequence GTGATTGAACTAACTCGCACGGACAGCGTTGCCAGCGAGGCAGCGTTTCTCGTCGGCGTCTTAATGAATGGGCGCTCAACCGAGGAACACCCGTTGGAAGAACTGGAAGGGCTCGCCATGACGGCTGGAGCCCGCGTGATTGGCACACTCACGCAGCGGCGGGAGGCCCCGAATGTAACCACTTACTTGGGCCGGGGAAAGGTTGACGAACTTCAGCGGCTGGCTGCCGCAGCCGATGCCGATGTGGTTATTTTCGATAACGATTTAGCTCCTAGTCAAACGCGCAATCTGGAGCAAATTATCGGGCTGAAAGTGCTGGATCGGACGGAACTAATTCTGGATATTTTCGCCGGCCGCGCTCAAACGTATGAAGCCCGCTTGGCCGTGGAGTTGGCGCAATTGCAATATTCGTTGCCACGATTGAAGCGATTGTGGACGCATTTGGAGCGAATCAAAGGCGGCATCGGCATGCGCGGTCCTGGCGAAAAGCAATTGGAAGTGGACCGCCGGCTGGTGGAAAAACGTGTTCACGATCTGAGCGCCGAACTGCAGACCATCCATCGCCGCAAAGAACGGCAGGTGGCGGCACGGGTTGATCGCATGACGGTTTCGCTGGTCGGTTACACGAATGCCGGCAAAAGCACGCTGATGAACGCATTGACCGAAGCCAACGTGCTGGCCGTCAACAAGCTGTTTGCAACGCTCGACACGCGCACCAAGCGCTGGCAATTACCCGGCTGGGGCCCAGTGTTGTTGAGCGACACCGTGGGGTTCATTCGCGATTTGCCCCACCATTTGATCGCCAGCTTCAAAGCCACGCTGGAAGAAGCGCGGCAGGCCGATTTGTTATTACACGTGGCTGACGCCAGTAGCCCCATGGCTCGCGTACAAATCACCGCCGTGTATGGCGTACTAGAAGAGTTGGGCATTCATGCGAAAGACACGATTTTGGTGCTGAATAAAATCGATGCGGCCACCGATCGTGGTCAAGTGGAAATGTTGTTAAGCCGGTATCCCAATGCGGTACCAATTAGCGCAAGACGGAGGATTGGATTGGACCGCTTGGCCGAGATCGTTAGCCAATCGCTCAGCCGGGAATTCGTCGATATCGATGTGGAAACCGGCGTGGAGAACGGAAAGCTCCTCGCGTATTTAGCCGCTTACGGCGAAGTGTTATCGCAACGATACAACGACTCGCGGGTTGTCGTTCACTGCCGCATTTCGCAACGTCACTTGGGTCGGCTGCATGACGACACGGCGGTAATTCGGCCGCACAAGAATGGAAATGGAAAGGCCGTCGTGAATGCGATTGTCGGCGGAAATGGCGATTTAAATCACACCTCCGGCCACAGCCCTCCCCATTCGGCTCGCGGCTAA
- the rsgA gene encoding ribosome small subunit-dependent GTPase A — protein sequence MSKRKIRADFRKNRTPRQRSTDLTRRFEREDYDDQLDEPHEERISGKGELSRKRTVVGSKAEEETAGFTVHPEIDLATCRPGRVLSVHGLLSMVEAEDGTYFRCTTRRLLRTLSTDQRHVIAAGDRVLFCPADLSKSGAAAPEGTMPDGNIERIEPRRTLLSRTVRGKQHVIATNVDQMLIVTSAAEPRMKPGLIDRFLICAEKGKFRPVVCINKIDLVELASLQPLIGVYSRMGYQVLMVSATQSLGIEQLREELDGKFSVVVGQSGVGKTSLLNAIEPGLDLRVAAVSAETQKGKHTTTAAQLLRLAGSTGYVVDTPGIRQFQLWDVIPAEVAGYFRDLRPFINHCKFPNCTHRHEADCAVKNAVADGWLDVRRYESYCLLFEGDEST from the coding sequence ATGTCTAAACGTAAAATCCGCGCTGATTTTCGGAAAAATCGCACACCTCGCCAGCGCTCCACGGATTTAACTCGCCGCTTCGAGCGCGAAGATTACGACGACCAGCTCGACGAGCCACACGAGGAACGAATCAGCGGCAAGGGAGAGCTTTCCCGAAAGCGTACGGTCGTCGGTTCAAAAGCCGAGGAAGAAACCGCTGGCTTTACCGTGCATCCGGAAATCGATTTGGCAACTTGTCGGCCGGGCCGTGTTCTTAGTGTGCATGGCCTGCTGAGCATGGTGGAGGCGGAAGACGGCACCTATTTCCGTTGTACCACCCGCCGGCTGCTGAGAACTCTATCGACCGACCAGCGGCACGTGATCGCTGCCGGCGACCGGGTACTATTTTGTCCTGCAGATTTGTCGAAATCGGGCGCCGCCGCACCCGAAGGCACAATGCCTGACGGAAACATCGAACGAATTGAGCCCCGCCGGACTTTGCTTAGTCGGACCGTGCGCGGCAAACAGCACGTGATCGCCACGAACGTGGATCAAATGCTCATCGTTACCAGTGCTGCCGAACCACGGATGAAGCCGGGGTTGATCGATCGCTTTCTAATCTGTGCGGAAAAAGGAAAATTCCGGCCGGTGGTGTGCATTAACAAAATCGACCTGGTTGAGCTGGCTTCTCTGCAACCGTTGATTGGTGTCTACAGTCGAATGGGATATCAGGTGCTAATGGTTTCGGCCACACAAAGCTTGGGCATCGAACAACTCCGGGAAGAACTGGACGGAAAGTTCAGCGTTGTGGTTGGTCAAAGCGGGGTAGGGAAAACATCCCTACTCAATGCGATTGAGCCCGGCTTGGACTTGCGTGTGGCAGCCGTGAGTGCCGAAACGCAAAAAGGCAAGCACACCACCACTGCCGCGCAACTGCTGCGGCTGGCAGGCAGTACCGGCTATGTGGTCGATACTCCTGGGATACGTCAATTTCAGTTGTGGGATGTCATTCCCGCAGAAGTGGCGGGTTATTTCCGCGATCTGCGGCCCTTTATTAACCACTGCAAATTTCCCAATTGCACGCATCGCCACGAGGCCGATTGTGCAGTGAAAAATGCCGTTGCCGACGGATGGCTCGATGTCCGGCGATATGAAAGTTATTGCTTGCTGTTTGAGGGAGATGAAAGCACTTAG
- a CDS encoding FHA domain-containing protein, whose protein sequence is MLGELIPVGGGDDITLAKAELMIGRRESCDIVLRFPNVSAHHCQLNLIDGYWYVKDLGSRNGIKVNGTRYQEKRLDPGDKVSIAKHEYEIKYSPVELGAKGPPPAEDFNLPQQIFGKSLLERAGLAKTPIRSHEDEHKRFDVMNNAAGQIKDKNKPV, encoded by the coding sequence ATGCTTGGAGAATTGATTCCCGTCGGCGGCGGCGATGACATAACATTAGCTAAGGCCGAACTAATGATTGGCCGGCGGGAAAGCTGCGACATTGTGCTGCGGTTTCCCAATGTTTCGGCCCATCATTGCCAGCTAAATTTGATCGATGGTTATTGGTACGTGAAAGATTTGGGTAGCCGCAATGGCATCAAGGTCAATGGCACTCGCTATCAAGAAAAGCGACTGGACCCCGGCGACAAAGTTTCCATCGCCAAGCACGAGTACGAAATCAAATACTCACCAGTTGAATTGGGGGCCAAAGGCCCTCCGCCGGCGGAAGATTTCAACCTCCCACAGCAAATTTTCGGCAAATCGTTGTTGGAACGGGCCGGACTGGCTAAAACCCCCATTCGTTCGCACGAAGACGAGCATAAGCGATTCGACGTGATGAACAATGCGGCGGGCCAAATCAAAGACAAGAACAAGCCGGTGTGA
- a CDS encoding TIGR01212 family radical SAM protein (This family includes YhcC from E. coli K-12, an uncharacterized radical SAM protein.): MTLVDPKKLSNSVLTSTAKSVPAEACDASSSTIQPAWRQSGLRYNAYSYFLKQKFGGRVQKVSIDAGFTCPNVDGTVARGGCTFCDNRSFSPSRRSPRMSPRDVQGQISEGIRRLRWRYDVDRFIAYFQPATNTYAPVEELRPLYEAALEHPLVVGMAIGTRPDCVPDAVLELLQEIATRTYLSVEYGLQTIHNRSLDWMNRGHHYDAFLDAIERSRGRGFEICAHLILGLPGESHDDMLATAREVARLRLDSIKLHNLYAVKNTPLAEQVGRGEVRLLERNEYIQILVDVLEVLPPEMIVERISGDAPPDYFIGPAWCLDKSLLRTALDAELARRHSWQGKLHCAVSR, encoded by the coding sequence ATGACGCTAGTCGACCCCAAAAAATTATCCAATTCGGTGCTGACATCGACTGCAAAGAGCGTGCCTGCAGAGGCTTGCGACGCTTCCTCCTCAACGATACAACCGGCATGGCGGCAAAGCGGCCTGAGGTACAACGCCTACAGTTACTTTCTTAAACAGAAATTTGGCGGGCGGGTGCAAAAAGTTAGCATCGATGCGGGTTTTACCTGCCCTAATGTCGATGGCACCGTGGCCCGGGGAGGCTGCACATTTTGCGATAATCGCAGTTTCAGCCCGAGTCGCCGGTCGCCGCGGATGTCGCCTCGCGATGTCCAGGGGCAAATCAGCGAGGGAATTCGGCGCCTGCGGTGGCGGTACGATGTCGATCGCTTCATCGCTTATTTTCAGCCGGCAACGAATACCTATGCCCCGGTGGAAGAGTTGCGGCCCCTGTATGAAGCGGCCCTGGAGCATCCGCTTGTCGTCGGCATGGCCATTGGCACTCGGCCAGATTGTGTCCCCGACGCTGTTTTAGAATTGCTCCAGGAGATTGCCACCCGCACGTATTTGTCAGTCGAATATGGCTTGCAAACCATTCATAACCGGTCATTGGACTGGATGAACCGCGGGCATCATTATGACGCGTTTTTGGATGCCATCGAACGCAGCCGTGGCCGCGGGTTCGAAATCTGCGCCCACCTCATTCTCGGCCTGCCGGGCGAATCGCACGATGACATGTTGGCCACAGCCCGCGAAGTGGCACGGCTACGGTTGGATTCCATTAAGTTGCACAATCTGTATGCGGTGAAAAATACGCCGCTGGCTGAACAAGTAGGGCGGGGAGAGGTTCGATTATTGGAACGCAATGAATACATTCAAATTCTCGTTGATGTTCTAGAAGTGCTGCCTCCGGAAATGATTGTGGAACGCATTAGCGGCGACGCGCCACCCGACTATTTCATCGGTCCCGCATGGTGCTTGGATAAATCGCTTCTGCGCACGGCGCTCGATGCCGAACTCGCCCGTCGCCACTCTTGGCAGGGAAAGCTTCACTGCGCGGTAAGCCGGTAG
- a CDS encoding toxin-antitoxin system HicB family antitoxin — protein MDNKPQEVIRIAQTLFHQNPDWVTFFREVLGLGGIVRQMYPTAEALTEFEKTDQYAEIQQMLAKLRVEGPPVPEDKEPTRVITVRLPKSLHEFLQVEAHEKCTSMNQLCISKLVQWLDSDLAASKTGTAPGGTSGNSKPHVVRQPVQEPATAGL, from the coding sequence ATGGATAACAAACCGCAGGAAGTGATTCGCATTGCCCAAACTTTATTTCACCAGAATCCCGACTGGGTGACCTTCTTCCGCGAAGTGCTTGGCCTGGGGGGCATCGTCCGCCAGATGTACCCAACGGCTGAAGCCCTGACCGAGTTCGAGAAGACCGACCAGTATGCGGAAATCCAGCAGATGCTAGCCAAGCTCCGCGTTGAAGGACCGCCGGTTCCCGAAGACAAAGAGCCTACCCGCGTGATTACCGTTCGGCTGCCGAAAAGCCTGCACGAGTTCCTGCAGGTGGAAGCCCACGAGAAGTGCACCAGCATGAACCAACTTTGCATTTCGAAGCTGGTCCAATGGCTTGATAGCGATTTGGCCGCCTCCAAGACCGGGACAGCACCCGGTGGAACCAGTGGCAATTCAAAACCTCATGTTGTGCGCCAGCCTGTCCAAGAGCCGGCCACGGCGGGGCTGTGA